CAACATCGATTTTCCGTTTGGCATAGATTCGAGAGCCTTCTTCACTATGTAATGTTTGCTTAAGGAGTTCCTTAAAGTAATTCCAAGTTGGATTATAATGGATTTGTTTCTGGTTTCCACTATCTGTTTTAGCCAACTGTTCTAACTCTGGAGTGTCTTGAACTTTATCAGCCTCATAAATCTTGAAATCACGTTGAAAGCCATACTTGTCAGTTCGACTAGAGTAGTTCTTAAAAGAATAAACTACGCCGTCGGGCTTTATAAACTGGTCCGTGTCCTCAAGATATTCCCAGTTCATTGGATTATCTGTGCTCGTCTGGTACTTTTTAGTCAATTCCTTCTGATACATGGTGTAGGGAATAAGCGGTATTTTTTCCAATTCATCAATGATAAAACGATAATTTTCTTCGCTACCATAACCAGCATCTGCTACGATATAGTTGAATAAGTCTAGGGTTTGAATCGATTGGAGGAAAGGTTTCAGAGTGCGAGTGTCTGTTGGATTTGGAAAGATATCAAAATCAAGGACATACTGACCATTGGTAGCCGCTTGGACATTATAACCAGGTTTCAGTTGCCCATTTTGCATATGGTCTTCCTTCATTCGCATAAAGGTGGCATCATGATCCGTTTTTGAGAAAGAGTTGCGGTCTTCTAAAATTTTTCTAGCTTCTTCATATCGCTGTTTACGAGGAAGGAAATCATCCTTTAATTGCTTACGGATTTTCTTTATCCGACGGCGTTTTTGTCTATTGGCAGACCCACCCTTTATCACTTTAGGCTCTTCTTCAATAGCTTGTTCTATTTCAACTAAGGTAGCCTCCGTTTTTTCTAGTAGCTCCTCCAAACCCTGACTGGTTTCCCGTTCTTCTTTAGATAAGGCGAGATTTACTCCTTCTTGAATCAGCTGGTCATAGAGCTGGGAAATTTTCCCATTCAAGGCTGCTTCATATTTGTCAATAGCTCTTTTCCAAGTGAAAGAATAGAGGTTGGCATCAGCTTCTAGTTTTGTTCCATCAATGAACAAGGCATCATCCTCAATCATCCCATTCTCACGCATGAGTAAAGTGAAGTAAATAAAAGCAGTTTTGATTAGGTTGTTGGCATGTTTACTGGAGCGGAAGTTATTAATCGTTTTATAGCTAACATAGGTATCTTGGCTCAACCATTTCATGGGAATGACTTCTGAGTTCATTTGAACGATTTTACGTCCAGAGAACACTTGACGAGCGTAAGCGAACAGGGTCATCTTCATGAGCATGGCTGGATGAAAGGCAGGGCGACCAGTGTGAGAGGTCTCTTCCAATAGAACTTGACTAGGGATACTGTCTACAAAGAGGCTAATCATTCTTGCTTCGTGATTTGATGGAATATCGTAGGCAAGATTTACTTCCAAACTTAACTGATTTGTGTTATAATCTTTATACATTGTCATGGCTTTCTAATTGTTTTGTTGTTATTTTAATTATAAACCATGACATAAGAAAACGAGCATCTCCAACTACGGAAATGCTCGTTTTTTTAATAGTTAGAAGCGAGTTTTTGCCCAGCCTCATCCTTTGTGTAGCTTGTTTTTTAACTATATTTCAGTTAGACTGGCCAAACGCGTTATTAGTAATTCTTATAAGTGACTATGGCTTGTTATTAGAAAAGACTATAGGTTGATTCCCTTCTCTCGGAGATTAGCCAGACACTCCTCATAGTAGGCATGGTCATGCTCACTATAGATAGGACTTTTCAGCTTTTCCTCTGCTAAGTCTTGATAAGGAGGGCAGGTTTTGCCACGATAATTCTTATCCAACCACTCTGGACTGACCTTGTAGCCACGGTCAGTCATCTCCTCCATGATCAAGTCATGATAGGCATAGAGACGATAGGGCGAGTGGGTAAAGACATAGTCAACCGTCGCATGCTTTCTGCCCCAGCCATTGCCACGAAGTGCGCAGCACTCTCGATGTTGCCCCAAAAGTTGAGGGCGGGGAAGTTGTGAAATCAAAGCCTCATGTCAAAGTCTCATGGGCGTCTCCTTTCAGTAAAGTCGAATGTTGCAAATAGGTATTTGGATAGCGATCAAGCAAGTCTCTAGTCTTAGTGATCAAGTCTTCCTTAGAAGCCTGACCAAAGCGGTAGCGATCCAACAAGAGCATGTAGTCTTGGCGCTCGTTAAGGCTGGCTTGCTTTTTAAAATAGCTCCAAATATGCTGGAAGGCGTTGCAAACCTGACCCCTGTGTTCTGGAATCTGATAGGCACGATCGATCAGTTCTTGAACATGACTTACCTCCACCTCTTCATTCTTCAAGTATTGGCGGATCCCATTGTAAATATTGCTGGAATGACTCAAAACGAGGTATTTGTTTCTCGCCCAGAGTTGCTGGCAAAGGGCATGTTGGTTGTTATTTTCCATATTTCTCCTTACTTTCTACTAGTTCCCCGGAAATATGGAAACAAAGTTGTATCTAAAAAATGAGCGGAATATGAGCGAATAAATAGTATTTTTTGTAGAGCCTGATTTTTCTAATAAATATTAGTCAACAATCCTTAAATACCTGAATAAGTCTCTACTAACAACTGAATCTTACGTAAAACTTCTTGCTTTTTCCGTTCACGTGCTCCCTGTCTACGAGAAGTTGGTGGAATAATCGAATCCAAATCAGTCCCACTATTTTCAGCATAACCTCGTTGAATTGATTTATCAATAAATAATTGGTAATCAGCTACAAGTTTCTCAGACTCAGCTAGGTCATGGATTGCGATTTTCTTGCGCTCCTTGCCATATTCATAGAAAGCATTGATAATCCCATCATGGTCTTTCAATTTTTGCAAATCAGTGTCATTGATAAAGCCGATAACCAACTCTTCTTTGGCACGAATATCAATACTAGAACGAATCACACGACTAACTTCTGCTTTCATTGCTTCTTTGGACTCAGAATTCTTCGATTTTTCAACAATCAATGCAAGAATGTAGTCCAGATTAATCTCATCTGTTTTTAGGAGTTCAATCTCAAATTCAACATCTGAAAGATCAACATCCAAATTCTTGGACTTTTCATAGTTCTTAAGATTCAAAAATTCATCTCGAATTTCCACATAAGTACTTCTTAAATCCTGAAGATAACCTTCTGAAATAGGTTTGTCTATCTCTTGGAATTCG
This portion of the Streptococcus mitis B6 genome encodes:
- a CDS encoding TIGR02328 family protein; the protein is MISQLPRPQLLGQHRECCALRGNGWGRKHATVDYVFTHSPYRLYAYHDLIMEEMTDRGYKVSPEWLDKNYRGKTCPPYQDLAEEKLKSPIYSEHDHAYYEECLANLREKGINL
- a CDS encoding IS1182-like element ISSmi2 family transposase; translation: MYKDYNTNQLSLEVNLAYDIPSNHEARMISLFVDSIPSQVLLEETSHTGRPAFHPAMLMKMTLFAYARQVFSGRKIVQMNSEVIPMKWLSQDTYVSYKTINNFRSSKHANNLIKTAFIYFTLLMRENGMIEDDALFIDGTKLEADANLYSFTWKRAIDKYEAALNGKISQLYDQLIQEGVNLALSKEERETSQGLEELLEKTEATLVEIEQAIEEEPKVIKGGSANRQKRRRIKKIRKQLKDDFLPRKQRYEEARKILEDRNSFSKTDHDATFMRMKEDHMQNGQLKPGYNVQAATNGQYVLDFDIFPNPTDTRTLKPFLQSIQTLDLFNYIVADAGYGSEENYRFIIDELEKIPLIPYTMYQKELTKKYQTSTDNPMNWEYLEDTDQFIKPDGVVYSFKNYSSRTDKYGFQRDFKIYEADKVQDTPELEQLAKTDSGNQKQIHYNPTWNYFKELLKQTLHSEEGSRIYAKRKIDVEPVFGRLKSVFGVRRVHVRGKQAVSTEIGFIFMSMNLTKLAKNLASKTSTIQKPHSISFSLIGFKTGITVWFYLEASFCPASSFPFV
- a CDS encoding YbgA family protein gives rise to the protein MENNNQHALCQQLWARNKYLVLSHSSNIYNGIRQYLKNEEVEVSHVQELIDRAYQIPEHRGQVCNAFQHIWSYFKKQASLNERQDYMLLLDRYRFGQASKEDLITKTRDLLDRYPNTYLQHSTLLKGDAHETLT